CTGCGCTTGACCGGCGGCGACCGCGTGAGTTTTCTGCAAGGACTGGTGTCCAATGACGTGGCTCAGGCCTCGCCCGACAAAGCCCTGCACACCGCCTTCCTTACCGCCCAGGGAAAATACCTGCATGACTTTTTCATTGCCGTGGATGGCGATGCTTTGATGCTGGACGTTGAAAAAGACCGCCTGCCGGACCTGATGAAGCGGCTGAAAATGTACAAGCTCAAGTCAGATATAACTTTGACGGACGCCAGCGACGACTACCGAATCGCCGCCGTGATCGGCGAGAAAGTGGCGGAAACCCTTGGTTTGTCCGGGGACTCCGGATCGGCAAAAGCCATTGGCAACGGCGTGGTCTTTATGGATCCGCGCTTGGCCCGGGCCGGAGCCCGCGCCATCCTGCCCAAGGATGATGGCGCCGCCCCCCTGACCGCGGTCGGGTTCCATGCAGGCTCGCAAGCGGATTACGACCGGACGCGCATCGCCCTGGGCCTGCCCGATGGCAGCCGTGACCAGACCGTCGACAAGGCGATCTTGTTGGAGAACGGATACGATGAGATGGGCAGCATTGCCTGGGACAAGGGTTGTTATCTGG
The sequence above is drawn from the Magnetospira sp. QH-2 genome and encodes:
- a CDS encoding folate-binding protein YgfZ; its protein translation is MAEDLYVPLESRGLLRLTGGDRVSFLQGLVSNDVAQASPDKALHTAFLTAQGKYLHDFFIAVDGDALMLDVEKDRLPDLMKRLKMYKLKSDITLTDASDDYRIAAVIGEKVAETLGLSGDSGSAKAIGNGVVFMDPRLARAGARAILPKDDGAAPLTAVGFHAGSQADYDRTRIALGLPDGSRDQTVDKAILLENGYDEMGSIAWDKGCYLGQELTARTRYRGLVKKRLVPVEIDGPLPEPGTAVTNGDKEVGEIRSGQDGVALALMRLEAMESTEGLTAGEAAVTPRKPDWATF